The following coding sequences are from one Megamonas funiformis window:
- the kdpA gene encoding potassium-transporting ATPase subunit KdpA — protein MSADIIIQYLVFLIVLVIFSIPLGTYMAKVMNGEHVFLSKILSPIENLIYKIIGVKKDEEMTWKTYLSSVIWFFFIGLGFLYIFQCFQDKLPFNPQNIDAMSWHLSFNTAASFATNTNWQAYSGEAQLSYFSQFMGLTTQNFVSAATGIAVLFALIRAFVRAKSKTIGNFWVDLTRSIIYILLPLSVVVTMALASQGVVQNLSPGQEVQLVEPIAVDSEGNIIENATIDRNNNVVFVDGEKVEDATIVTKQFVPMGPGASQIAIKQLGTNGGGFFGVNSAHPLENPNSLTNMIECTALLLIPAGLCFTFGRNIRDKKQGIAIFTAMYIMLIAFLSVIAINEQNGTPQLAQNGAVDIVSTDYQAGGNMEGKEARFGIVQSSTWAAYTTAASNGSVNSMHDSYTPLGGLVTMLQMQLGEVIFGGVGCGLYGMLAFAILTVFIAGLMVGRTPEYLCKKIEPFEMKWAVLVCLATPIGILVASGIAAIVPSVADSLNNVGAHGFSEMLYAYSSAGGNNGSAFAGFNANTPFLNTSIGLTMIFARLLPIVGILAIAGSLVQKKKVAVTAGTLSTSNAMFVFLLIFIVILVGALNFFPALSLGPIAEYFSMIS, from the coding sequence ATGAGTGCAGATATCATCATACAATATCTTGTATTTTTAATTGTACTTGTTATTTTTTCTATTCCATTAGGTACTTATATGGCAAAAGTAATGAATGGAGAGCATGTATTTTTGTCTAAAATATTATCACCGATTGAAAATCTTATTTATAAAATTATAGGTGTAAAAAAAGATGAAGAAATGACTTGGAAAACATATTTATCATCTGTAATATGGTTTTTCTTTATTGGTTTAGGTTTTTTATATATTTTTCAATGTTTTCAGGATAAATTGCCATTTAATCCACAGAATATTGATGCTATGAGTTGGCACTTATCTTTTAATACAGCAGCAAGTTTCGCTACAAATACAAACTGGCAAGCATATAGTGGTGAAGCACAATTAAGTTATTTTTCTCAATTTATGGGACTTACTACGCAAAACTTTGTTTCAGCAGCAACTGGTATAGCAGTTTTATTCGCTTTAATCCGTGCATTTGTTAGAGCAAAATCAAAAACTATTGGTAATTTTTGGGTGGATTTAACACGTTCTATAATTTATATTTTATTACCATTAAGTGTAGTAGTTACTATGGCTTTAGCTTCTCAAGGTGTAGTACAGAATTTATCTCCAGGACAAGAAGTACAATTAGTTGAACCTATTGCTGTAGATAGTGAGGGGAATATTATTGAAAATGCAACGATTGATAGAAATAATAATGTAGTATTTGTTGATGGCGAAAAAGTAGAAGATGCGACAATTGTTACAAAACAATTTGTGCCAATGGGACCTGGTGCAAGTCAGATTGCTATTAAACAGTTAGGTACAAATGGTGGAGGTTTCTTTGGTGTAAATTCTGCGCATCCATTAGAAAACCCTAATTCACTTACAAATATGATAGAATGCACTGCTTTATTATTAATTCCAGCAGGATTATGTTTTACATTTGGTCGTAATATAAGAGATAAAAAACAAGGCATTGCTATTTTTACAGCTATGTATATTATGTTGATAGCATTTTTATCAGTAATAGCGATAAATGAACAGAACGGTACACCACAGCTTGCTCAAAATGGTGCTGTAGATATTGTTAGTACGGATTATCAAGCTGGAGGAAATATGGAAGGTAAAGAAGCTCGTTTTGGTATAGTTCAATCTTCTACTTGGGCAGCTTATACAACAGCTGCATCAAATGGTTCAGTAAACTCTATGCATGATAGTTATACACCTCTTGGCGGTTTAGTTACAATGCTTCAAATGCAATTAGGAGAAGTTATTTTTGGCGGTGTTGGTTGTGGTTTATATGGTATGTTAGCGTTTGCCATATTAACAGTATTCATTGCTGGGTTAATGGTTGGTCGTACACCAGAATATCTCTGTAAAAAAATAGAACCATTTGAAATGAAATGGGCTGTACTTGTATGTTTGGCAACACCAATTGGTATTTTAGTAGCAAGTGGCATTGCAGCTATAGTGCCTAGTGTAGCAGACAGTTTAAATAATGTAGGAGCTCATGGTTTTTCTGAAATGTTATATGCTTATTCTTCTGCTGGTGGCAATAATGGTTCTGCATTTGCTGGCTTTAATGCGAATACACCATTTTTAAATACTAGTATTGGTTTAACTATGATTTTTGCACGTTTATTACCTATTGTTGGTATTTTAGCTATAGCAGGTAGTTTAGTACAGAAGAAAAAAGTGGCAGTTACCGCAGGTACTTTATCTACAAGTAATGCAATGTTTGTGTTCTTGTTGATATTTATTGTAATTTTAGTAGGTGCGCTAAACTTTTTCCCAGCGTTATCTTTGGGACCTATTGCTGAATATTTCAGCATGATTTCATAA
- a CDS encoding MFS transporter: MLLQRLEALPVGSFHYKLLVITGLGWLFDAMDTGLIAFVLPVLGKEWGLSAGQMGAIGSIGLVGMAIGAVIAGSIADKFGRKAVFSATVILYSIATGLCAVSWSYESLLIFRFFVGFGLGGELPVAATLMSEYAPTNLRGRFIVLLESFWGVGWIAAACIAYLFIPVYGWHYAFIIGALPAIYVFFIRLHMPESVRYLLSKGKVEEAQKIVDDLEMRLGVKYKGDLKVTTDDTPTEKPKLKDLWSGKYLTRTIMLWIVWFGIVYSYYGIFTWLPAIVYQQGFAFVKTFEYVLLITFAQLPGYFCAAWLVDKLGRKYTLSLFLCMSGVASYFFGQAQSAELIIFWGCVMSFFNLGAWGVVYTYTPELYPTAIRAMGSGWAAGVGRIGGMAAPFVVGMMIEAGRDMHTVFYMFASVFIIIAVAVFALGVETKQKNLENI, from the coding sequence ATGTTATTACAAAGATTGGAAGCTTTGCCAGTAGGTAGTTTCCATTATAAATTATTAGTTATCACAGGTCTTGGTTGGTTATTTGATGCTATGGATACAGGGCTTATCGCCTTCGTATTACCTGTACTTGGTAAAGAATGGGGCTTGTCCGCTGGACAGATGGGGGCTATCGGCTCTATCGGTCTTGTTGGTATGGCAATAGGGGCAGTAATCGCAGGCTCTATCGCTGATAAATTCGGTCGTAAAGCTGTATTTTCTGCAACAGTAATTTTATATAGTATAGCCACAGGACTTTGTGCAGTTTCATGGAGTTATGAATCCTTGTTGATTTTCCGCTTCTTCGTTGGTTTTGGTCTAGGCGGTGAACTTCCAGTAGCGGCGACACTTATGTCTGAATATGCACCAACTAATTTACGCGGTAGATTTATCGTCTTATTAGAAAGTTTTTGGGGTGTAGGCTGGATAGCAGCTGCTTGTATCGCTTACTTATTCATTCCTGTTTATGGTTGGCATTATGCTTTTATCATTGGTGCTTTACCTGCTATCTATGTATTTTTCATTCGTTTGCATATGCCTGAATCTGTAAGATATTTATTATCTAAAGGCAAAGTAGAAGAAGCTCAAAAAATCGTAGATGATTTGGAAATGCGTCTTGGTGTTAAATATAAAGGCGATTTAAAAGTAACAACTGATGATACACCTACAGAAAAACCAAAATTAAAAGATTTATGGTCTGGTAAATATTTAACAAGAACAATCATGCTTTGGATTGTATGGTTTGGTATCGTTTATAGTTATTATGGAATTTTCACATGGCTTCCTGCTATCGTTTATCAGCAAGGTTTTGCCTTTGTAAAAACTTTTGAATATGTGCTTTTAATTACCTTTGCTCAGCTTCCTGGATATTTCTGTGCAGCATGGCTCGTGGATAAATTAGGCAGAAAATATACATTATCTTTATTCTTATGTATGAGTGGTGTAGCAAGTTATTTCTTCGGACAAGCTCAAAGTGCAGAATTGATTATCTTCTGGGGCTGTGTGATGTCCTTCTTCAATCTTGGTGCATGGGGTGTTGTTTATACTTATACACCAGAACTTTATCCGACAGCTATCCGTGCTATGGGCAGTGGTTGGGCAGCAGGTGTCGGTCGTATCGGTGGTATGGCTGCTCCATTTGTTGTAGGTATGATGATAGAAGCTGGAAGAGATATGCATACTGTTTTCTATATGTTTGCTAGTGTATTTATCATTATTGCTGTAGCAGTATTTGCTTTAGGTGTAGAAACTAAACAGAAAAACTTGGAAAATATTTAA